One Parageobacillus sp. KH3-4 genomic region harbors:
- a CDS encoding putative hydro-lyase, producing MKELSTAHPSKVREYIRRNEWRKPTSGLANGFTQANLVILKKELAFEFLLFCQRNPKPCPVIDVTEPGSPVPRLVAPDADLRTDLPKYRIYRNGELVEEVDNIISYWEDDMVAFLIGCSFTFEKALLDNGIPVRHIECGTNVPMYRTNIPCVKAGRFEGPMVVSMRPILEKDVVRAVQVTSRFPAVHGAPVHIGNPESIGIQDLQKPDFGDPVPIKEGEVPVFWACGVTPQAVAMQVKPELMITHAPGHMFITDLRDEQFGVL from the coding sequence ATGAAAGAATTATCGACTGCGCATCCATCTAAAGTCCGGGAATATATTCGCAGAAATGAATGGAGAAAGCCTACATCCGGTCTTGCTAACGGCTTTACTCAGGCGAATTTAGTCATTTTAAAAAAAGAATTGGCTTTTGAATTTTTATTATTTTGTCAGCGCAATCCTAAGCCATGTCCGGTGATCGATGTGACAGAACCAGGGTCTCCGGTTCCACGGCTCGTTGCACCTGATGCCGATTTGCGGACAGATCTTCCGAAATACCGAATTTATCGAAATGGAGAATTAGTGGAGGAAGTCGATAACATTATTTCTTATTGGGAAGATGATATGGTCGCCTTCTTGATTGGATGCAGTTTTACTTTCGAGAAAGCTTTGCTGGATAACGGAATTCCGGTTCGCCATATTGAATGCGGTACCAATGTACCGATGTATAGAACGAACATTCCTTGTGTCAAGGCTGGGCGCTTCGAAGGGCCTATGGTTGTCAGCATGCGTCCGATTCTGGAAAAGGATGTCGTGCGGGCCGTTCAAGTAACGAGCCGCTTCCCAGCTGTTCATGGGGCTCCTGTCCATATTGGGAATCCGGAATCCATTGGCATTCAAGATCTTCAAAAACCGGATTTTGGTGACCCTGTTCCGATAAAAGAGGGGGAAGTTCCGGTGTTTTGGGCGTGTGGCGTGACGCCACAGGCAGTGGCGATGCAAGTAAAGCCGGAATTAATGATCACCCATGCCCCCGGCCATATGTTTATTACTGATTTACGCGATGAACAGTTTGGCGTTCTATAA
- a CDS encoding benzoate-CoA ligase family protein has product MELRGLGLLYNAADLFIDENVNRGLGKKVAIYYRDQLIRYQDLQEKVNQAGNMLRELGYKMEDRILMVCHDTPEFIYAFFGAIKIGAVPIPVNTMMQPSDYEYFLNNSRAKGLIIHEDIWESMQNVKDRFLFLEHIIVINESVHQLPDQVLDFHRLLNHSSKELEAAPTNRDDSAFWLFSSGSTGDPKGVIHLQHDMEYALDTYAKQVLLITEEDRCLSASKLYFAYGLGGGMYFPLGVGASTVLVKERPSPETMFQAIETYKPTIFFGVPTLYGAMIDYALKTGERFDLSSLRVCVSAGEALPPAFYRKWKELYNIDILDGIGSTEALHIFISNRIGDVKEGSSGKVVPGFDVKIIDKQGTELPPNEVGDLVVRGDCVAHGYWNLHEQNKKKFVGEWLHIGDKYYKDEEGYYWYCGRSDDMLKVGGIWVSPIEIENCLLQHDDVLEVAVVGAKNEQNLVIPKAFVVLKDGIEGSKEKEEELKNFAKQHLAHYKSPRMIEFIDTLPKTATGKIQRFKLRELLKTNVVHR; this is encoded by the coding sequence AATGTTAATAGGGGATTGGGAAAGAAAGTTGCAATCTATTATCGTGATCAGTTGATACGTTATCAAGATTTGCAAGAAAAAGTAAATCAAGCGGGAAATATGTTGCGGGAACTCGGATACAAAATGGAAGATCGGATTTTAATGGTTTGCCATGATACGCCAGAGTTCATTTATGCTTTTTTCGGTGCAATTAAAATTGGAGCTGTTCCAATTCCTGTAAACACTATGATGCAGCCATCTGATTATGAATATTTTTTAAACAACAGCCGCGCGAAAGGATTGATTATCCATGAAGATATTTGGGAAAGCATGCAAAATGTAAAGGATCGGTTTTTATTTTTGGAACATATCATCGTTATAAATGAAAGCGTGCATCAATTACCGGATCAAGTCTTGGATTTTCATCGTTTGCTCAATCATTCAAGCAAGGAGCTTGAAGCTGCACCTACAAACAGAGATGATTCAGCGTTTTGGTTGTTTAGTTCCGGCAGTACCGGTGATCCAAAAGGAGTCATCCATTTGCAGCATGATATGGAATATGCGCTAGACACTTATGCGAAGCAAGTACTTCTTATCACGGAAGAGGATCGTTGTCTTTCCGCATCGAAACTTTATTTTGCTTACGGTCTTGGCGGAGGCATGTATTTTCCTTTAGGCGTCGGTGCGTCTACTGTACTGGTGAAAGAACGTCCATCACCTGAAACAATGTTTCAAGCGATTGAAACATATAAACCAACCATCTTCTTCGGCGTTCCGACTTTGTATGGAGCGATGATTGACTATGCGCTGAAAACGGGAGAACGCTTTGATCTCAGCTCACTGCGAGTTTGCGTTTCTGCTGGTGAAGCCCTTCCTCCAGCGTTTTATCGGAAGTGGAAGGAGTTGTACAATATAGATATTTTAGATGGAATCGGTTCAACAGAAGCTCTTCATATTTTTATATCGAACCGCATTGGTGATGTGAAAGAAGGAAGCTCAGGAAAAGTCGTTCCGGGATTTGACGTAAAAATTATTGATAAACAAGGGACAGAGTTACCTCCGAATGAAGTGGGTGATTTGGTGGTTCGCGGGGATTGTGTTGCCCACGGATACTGGAATCTTCATGAACAGAATAAGAAAAAATTTGTCGGAGAATGGCTGCATATCGGTGATAAATACTATAAAGATGAAGAAGGATATTATTGGTATTGCGGGCGTTCCGACGATATGCTGAAAGTCGGGGGAATTTGGGTTTCTCCGATTGAAATAGAAAACTGCCTTCTCCAGCATGATGATGTATTAGAAGTAGCCGTAGTCGGCGCTAAGAATGAGCAAAATCTCGTCATTCCAAAAGCATTCGTTGTTTTAAAAGATGGGATTGAAGGCTCCAAAGAAAAGGAAGAAGAGTTAAAAAATTTCGCAAAGCAACATTTAGCCCACTACAAATCCCCACGGATGATCGAATTTATTGATACACTTCCTAAAACAGCCACGGGAAAAATTCAACGTTTCAAACTGCGAGAATTATTGAAAACAAATGTAGTGCATCGTTAA
- a CDS encoding adenine deaminase C-terminal domain-containing protein, whose product MKRKAKKAELMEVAQGRRPADLFIKGGTVINVYSGEFLRQNVAVYKDCIAYVGENDVLVDENTKVIDAEGMYVSPGFIEPHAHPWVFYNPVSMTKKVLPLGTTTTVNDNLFFYLYMGAKGFKEMVNDLKDLPGNFLWLVRLVSQAEFPGEREWFNPKDVQELLELDEVVGTAEVTRWPLLYQGDPFLIGTIEIAKKMGKVVDGHTAGCSYEKLNSIAASGVSACHEAITAKEAFDRLRLGMWAILRNSSLRPDLPEIIKIITEGQASTNRITMTTDGPHPGFIEEEGFVDGLVRKAVALGVPAMTALQMVTINAATYLRLDDDIGGIAPGRLADILLLPDLVEFRPELVISKGEVVAEQGKLLVSTPEMDWNKYVVRKPFAFPKELLDDFNVYRYPHTVISEAVPVAYFKSNVITTRKNVMLSSVDGFADISNKEGLLYASLIDRNGKWVSKAILERFALNLDGMASTYNTTTELLVIGRDPKAMAIAAKKVYDMGGGVVVVDGSEIVVEIPLPFTGMMTTDSSFETAVQYHNQLLLALQERGFPFHDILYTLLFLTCDFLPGLRLVPFGLYEVKKNDILLPAEPLNEKVAK is encoded by the coding sequence TTGAAAAGAAAAGCAAAAAAGGCGGAATTGATGGAAGTCGCACAAGGTCGTCGGCCGGCTGATCTGTTCATTAAAGGTGGAACTGTCATTAATGTATATTCAGGGGAATTTTTACGACAAAATGTAGCCGTTTATAAAGATTGTATTGCGTACGTTGGGGAGAATGATGTACTGGTCGATGAAAATACAAAAGTGATCGATGCGGAAGGAATGTATGTCTCGCCTGGTTTTATCGAACCCCATGCTCACCCGTGGGTATTTTACAATCCGGTTAGTATGACAAAAAAAGTATTGCCTCTCGGAACGACGACGACGGTTAACGATAATTTATTTTTTTACTTATACATGGGGGCAAAAGGATTCAAAGAAATGGTAAATGACTTAAAAGATTTGCCGGGAAACTTTCTTTGGCTTGTTCGCCTTGTTTCGCAAGCGGAATTTCCCGGAGAAAGGGAATGGTTCAATCCAAAGGATGTACAAGAGCTTTTGGAATTGGATGAAGTTGTCGGAACTGCTGAAGTGACAAGATGGCCTCTGTTGTATCAAGGAGATCCTTTTTTAATTGGCACGATTGAGATTGCGAAAAAAATGGGAAAAGTGGTTGACGGACATACGGCTGGATGTTCTTATGAAAAATTAAATTCCATCGCTGCAAGTGGAGTCAGTGCGTGTCATGAAGCGATTACTGCAAAAGAAGCGTTTGACCGTCTCAGGCTGGGAATGTGGGCTATACTTCGCAACAGCTCCCTTCGTCCGGATTTGCCAGAAATTATTAAAATAATCACTGAAGGTCAGGCAAGCACAAACAGAATTACGATGACAACGGACGGCCCCCACCCTGGTTTCATAGAAGAAGAAGGTTTTGTGGACGGCCTTGTTCGGAAAGCGGTGGCGCTTGGCGTCCCTGCGATGACTGCTTTGCAAATGGTGACGATCAATGCTGCTACCTATTTGCGCCTTGATGATGATATCGGAGGTATTGCCCCGGGAAGATTGGCCGATATTCTTTTGCTTCCTGATCTTGTAGAATTTCGCCCAGAGCTGGTTATCTCTAAGGGAGAAGTAGTCGCTGAACAAGGAAAACTGCTCGTTTCTACACCAGAAATGGATTGGAATAAATATGTAGTAAGAAAGCCTTTTGCATTCCCAAAAGAATTGTTAGATGATTTCAATGTGTATCGTTATCCTCATACTGTGATTAGCGAGGCAGTTCCAGTTGCTTATTTTAAAAGCAATGTCATTACAACAAGAAAAAATGTGATGCTTTCATCTGTTGATGGATTCGCCGACATTTCCAACAAAGAAGGGCTGTTATATGCTTCCTTGATTGATCGAAATGGCAAATGGGTGTCGAAAGCGATTTTGGAACGGTTTGCGCTGAATTTAGACGGAATGGCATCAACCTACAATACGACGACCGAATTGCTTGTGATTGGCAGAGATCCAAAAGCAATGGCAATTGCGGCGAAAAAAGTGTATGACATGGGCGGCGGCGTTGTCGTTGTAGATGGAAGTGAAATTGTCGTTGAAATTCCTCTGCCGTTTACCGGAATGATGACAACGGATTCTTCCTTTGAAACAGCAGTTCAATACCATAACCAATTGTTACTGGCTCTTCAAGAAAGAGGATTTCCTTTTCATGACATTTTATACACCTTGTTGTTTTTAACATGTGATTTCTTGCCGGGTCTTCGTCTTGTCCCTTTCGGGTTATATGAAGTGAAAAAGAATGATATTTTGCTCCCTGCTGAACCGTTAAACGAAAAAGTGGCGAAATAA
- a CDS encoding thioesterase family protein codes for MKRNEFQLRVNFGDTDAAGIVYYPNYFKWFDIAGHQFFRSIGLPPSRLMREQNIILPLLDVGCTFEHPLYYDDIITIKTTVMEVNHKTLKLKHEVFRGEVRTGHGFELRGWVKEENGNIFAVPIPNDVRQILEEEGLGICKQTNPWLHA; via the coding sequence TTGAAAAGGAATGAATTTCAGCTTCGCGTTAATTTTGGTGATACTGATGCGGCAGGGATTGTCTATTATCCAAATTATTTCAAATGGTTCGATATTGCCGGCCATCAATTTTTCAGGAGCATTGGGCTCCCGCCCTCAAGACTGATGAGGGAACAAAATATCATTCTTCCCCTTCTGGATGTAGGTTGCACATTTGAGCATCCGTTATATTACGATGACATCATTACAATCAAAACGACTGTTATGGAAGTGAATCATAAAACGTTAAAGCTGAAGCATGAAGTGTTTCGCGGTGAAGTGAGAACCGGACATGGTTTTGAACTTAGGGGATGGGTTAAGGAGGAAAATGGCAATATATTTGCTGTTCCGATTCCAAATGATGTAAGACAAATACTGGAAGAGGAAGGGCTGGGAATTTGTAAGCAAACGAATCCGTGGTTACATGCATAA
- a CDS encoding Atg14 domain-containing protein, with protein MEKDYVFLKENSDKVFKESEELKKVLFTQKQETENLKEEVRTLTKKFRAIEEIVSELDNEKQKDLAILQKRVLHQQVEIEAILEKSILFAKEIEKISKQLSDLTEKTDQKREDSSPNPEINEIKEMLSQLVQQLTAQHETAHIEESQIETPQTNPVIKKNTENGTSPPNSFLQLHEFIDETQQSIVVSPVKKKG; from the coding sequence ATGGAAAAAGATTATGTTTTTTTAAAAGAAAACAGCGATAAGGTTTTCAAAGAGTCTGAAGAACTAAAAAAAGTTTTATTTACACAAAAACAGGAAACAGAAAATTTAAAAGAAGAAGTCCGCACGTTAACAAAAAAATTCCGCGCCATCGAAGAAATCGTATCAGAATTGGACAACGAGAAACAAAAGGATTTGGCAATTTTACAAAAACGCGTCTTACATCAACAGGTTGAAATAGAAGCTATTCTAGAAAAAAGCATTCTGTTTGCGAAAGAAATAGAGAAAATATCGAAGCAACTTTCCGATTTAACGGAAAAAACGGATCAAAAAAGAGAGGATTCATCGCCAAACCCAGAAATAAACGAAATAAAAGAAATGTTGTCGCAATTAGTACAACAATTAACAGCGCAGCATGAAACTGCCCACATAGAAGAAAGCCAAATAGAAACTCCGCAAACCAATCCAGTGATAAAGAAAAATACGGAAAACGGAACATCGCCTCCAAACAGTTTTCTCCAATTACATGAATTCATTGATGAAACTCAGCAATCGATTGTCGTATCCCCAGTTAAAAAGAAAGGGTAA
- a CDS encoding IDEAL domain-containing protein — protein MDRVEVGDWVKGKTKNGELIYGYIETANALQETVKIKVMDSDNKEIVGKTVETLKHWVKKLPISTFEDEEQIKALIDIALQTKDKNWFMELSAKLKAIRQVANESEKKNDDHPSFKTDREHTA, from the coding sequence ATGGATAGAGTAGAAGTAGGGGATTGGGTAAAAGGAAAAACGAAAAACGGGGAATTGATATACGGCTATATTGAAACAGCAAATGCACTACAAGAAACCGTCAAAATAAAAGTGATGGATTCTGATAATAAAGAAATTGTTGGAAAGACCGTTGAAACGCTAAAGCATTGGGTGAAAAAACTCCCTATATCGACCTTTGAGGACGAGGAACAAATTAAGGCGTTAATTGATATTGCTTTACAAACCAAGGATAAAAACTGGTTTATGGAACTGTCCGCCAAATTAAAAGCAATAAGGCAAGTTGCAAATGAAAGTGAAAAAAAGAATGACGATCACCCTTCTTTTAAAACAGATCGAGAACATACAGCATGA
- a CDS encoding radical SAM protein — MSNMKWFPSRFNAISQTESGELILYNSYTGAIVVVTAEEKKVVLQALKRSGIDRELLPIEKTLVECGFLVPEQANEEKRAQFLHQTLHRTDVMHLIVLPTEACNFRCTYCYQDFSRGKMRRNVVNGLKHFLKNKIPRLEHLTVSWFGGEPLLAYDIIEELSEAIVEWTDRHGVTYQAEMSTNGYFLSKQTFQNLLKYKVNRFMVTLDGSKDVHDARRALANRGPTYETIINHLLDIQTLDDSFEIYIRINFDEGNLSHIPRFLEELAGYFAGDSRFQIFCRPVGKWGGANDEDLPICDHRTAETKIWEFTEMGIHRGLNMSSIIESMLMPTGAVCYAAKPHSFVIGANGQVYKCTCFLHEEYNHVGRLHDDGTMEVDFDKLALWVTSGEEQDEHCQACFFRPACQGNHCPMYRIRKGKRPCPYEKRKIKQVLRLIHAQQSKIKQQ; from the coding sequence ATGAGCAATATGAAATGGTTTCCATCTCGATTTAATGCGATTTCACAAACAGAAAGCGGAGAACTCATTCTTTACAATAGTTACACAGGCGCGATCGTTGTTGTGACAGCGGAAGAGAAAAAAGTTGTGCTGCAAGCATTAAAGCGGAGCGGCATCGACCGAGAATTATTGCCTATCGAAAAAACGCTTGTCGAATGCGGGTTTCTTGTTCCGGAGCAAGCAAACGAGGAAAAACGTGCCCAATTTTTGCACCAAACTTTACATCGAACGGATGTGATGCACCTTATTGTGCTTCCGACAGAAGCATGTAATTTTCGCTGTACATACTGTTATCAAGATTTTTCGCGTGGAAAAATGCGCCGCAATGTTGTTAATGGGCTAAAACATTTTTTAAAAAATAAAATCCCTAGACTGGAGCATCTTACTGTCAGTTGGTTTGGCGGAGAACCGTTATTAGCGTATGACATTATCGAAGAATTAAGCGAAGCGATCGTAGAATGGACCGATCGACATGGCGTAACCTATCAAGCGGAAATGTCCACGAACGGCTATTTTTTATCGAAACAAACATTCCAAAATTTATTGAAATATAAAGTGAATCGCTTTATGGTGACACTTGACGGAAGCAAAGACGTGCACGATGCACGCCGGGCTCTTGCGAACCGAGGACCTACGTATGAGACGATCATAAACCATTTGCTCGATATACAGACATTAGATGATTCTTTTGAAATTTACATTCGCATTAATTTTGATGAAGGCAACCTTTCACACATTCCGCGTTTTTTAGAAGAGTTGGCCGGTTATTTCGCGGGAGACTCGCGCTTTCAAATTTTTTGTCGCCCTGTTGGAAAATGGGGCGGCGCGAACGATGAAGATTTACCGATATGCGACCATCGTACAGCAGAGACAAAAATATGGGAGTTTACAGAAATGGGCATTCATCGTGGGTTAAATATGAGTTCGATCATTGAATCGATGTTAATGCCTACTGGGGCAGTTTGTTATGCAGCTAAGCCACATTCGTTTGTCATTGGCGCCAATGGTCAAGTGTATAAATGTACTTGTTTCCTTCACGAGGAATATAACCATGTTGGACGGCTTCATGACGATGGAACGATGGAAGTTGATTTTGATAAATTAGCTTTATGGGTCACGTCAGGAGAAGAACAAGACGAACATTGCCAAGCTTGTTTTTTTCGTCCTGCATGTCAAGGGAACCATTGTCCAATGTATCGCATACGTAAAGGAAAGCGCCCTTGCCCTTATGAAAAACGAAAAATTAAGCAAGTGTTGCGCCTAATTCATGCCCAACAATCTAAAATAAAGCAACAGTGA
- a CDS encoding DMT family transporter, which yields MKFLYILLALLGGMMAGIQAPINGSLGKKIGSVEGAFTSFFIGTLFLTFLVLFFGKGQITYVFQVPKWNLLGGLLGAFFVTFVILSVPNVGVALTIFAAIIGQIVISIIIDHFGLFGAQKIPMNVNRLLGLVFMLAALFFIYRGSVSS from the coding sequence ATGAAATTTTTGTACATCCTTTTAGCCTTGTTGGGCGGAATGATGGCAGGAATTCAGGCGCCTATCAACGGAAGCCTCGGTAAAAAAATCGGCAGCGTTGAAGGAGCATTTACTTCCTTTTTTATCGGAACGCTTTTTTTAACATTTTTGGTCTTATTTTTTGGAAAGGGACAAATCACCTATGTGTTTCAAGTGCCTAAGTGGAATTTGCTTGGCGGCTTGCTAGGGGCTTTTTTTGTGACTTTTGTCATTCTTTCTGTGCCGAACGTAGGGGTGGCTTTAACCATTTTTGCGGCAATCATTGGTCAAATCGTCATTAGCATTATCATTGACCATTTTGGCTTGTTCGGCGCGCAAAAAATTCCGATGAACGTCAACCGTTTGCTGGGCCTGGTGTTTATGCTGGCTGCTCTGTTCTTTATTTACCGAGGCAGTGTTTCATCATAG
- a CDS encoding methyltransferase domain-containing protein — MNNRWNAFIYKCWAPVYDFFFNRGLFYSARKRVFAQVNVAEGSRVLFVGVGTGADLAFFPLDKIKVVAVDYSIEMLKKAKRKYPNIEFMQMDAQSLSFPDCSFDMIVASLIVSVVPNPEKAILEMARVVKKGGTIIIFDKFAPKHKKLSVAKKIIRPVIKLLGTDIGVSFEKVYKAIKHECCVIEDSDIMMRGMYRKLVLKK, encoded by the coding sequence TTGAATAACAGATGGAATGCTTTTATTTATAAATGTTGGGCGCCTGTTTATGATTTCTTTTTCAATCGAGGCTTGTTTTATTCAGCAAGAAAAAGGGTATTTGCGCAAGTGAATGTGGCAGAGGGGAGCAGGGTGCTTTTTGTCGGTGTGGGCACTGGGGCTGATTTAGCGTTTTTTCCGTTAGATAAGATAAAGGTCGTCGCGGTGGATTACTCTATCGAAATGCTGAAAAAAGCCAAAAGAAAATATCCCAATATTGAATTTATGCAGATGGATGCCCAATCTTTATCTTTTCCAGATTGTTCGTTTGATATGATTGTCGCGAGTTTAATTGTCAGTGTTGTGCCAAATCCGGAAAAAGCAATATTAGAGATGGCAAGGGTAGTAAAAAAAGGAGGAACAATCATTATATTCGACAAATTTGCGCCTAAACACAAAAAACTTTCAGTTGCGAAAAAAATTATTCGCCCTGTCATCAAGCTGTTGGGGACGGACATAGGCGTTTCATTTGAAAAGGTTTATAAGGCAATCAAACATGAATGCTGTGTAATTGAAGATTCCGATATAATGATGCGCGGCATGTATCGAAAGCTTGTCTTGAAAAAATAG